The sequence below is a genomic window from Monomorium pharaonis isolate MP-MQ-018 unplaced genomic scaffold, ASM1337386v2 scaffold_186, whole genome shotgun sequence.
CTTTTCTATTAAACTCTATTTGTTCTATCGTAAGATTACCATTGTCTTTAAAAGGAGAGACAATCCATTTCTTGCTACCCCATTGTAACCTTTATCtcctaataaaaaagtattatttggAAAAATGTGTTCTCTTTCCAGTTCAGCAACGGGAAATAGTTCTGATCTTCTCAACATACGAACATCGTGAAAAGATCCTGGATCACcgcaatatatattaataaatttcatgttACTATCGGTAACAGTTTGTAAAAGAATAGAGTAACATTgctttctattaaaatattgtctacCATTTTCTTCAGGcttattaatatagatatgTGAGCCATCTATGGCCCCAATACAGTTACGAATACCAgctatttcttgaaatttgcCAGATActttagttatattatttcCTTCGGGCCATGTAACAACTTCAGGCACTAAAGTAACTAGCCAATTAATAATTCGACGTATAATGCGAAATACAGATGATAATG
It includes:
- the LOC118648117 gene encoding protein ANTAGONIST OF LIKE HETEROCHROMATIN PROTEIN 1-like, coding for MEQMEDNLFDNVIDLLENCSTSSDDNNTDSSSTSSSDDSSSTSSSDDSDYNPLLENDIYEEDLLFPLLHFLNNGRRRQRVEDFLQVVHAKSNEEFREDFRLTRPIVYLLLESLETSGFIPLHDYGKKKSAELCLLMTLWFLNNKEPHRTLANLFNISLSSVFRIIRRIINWLVTLVPEVVTWPEGNNITKVSGKFQEIAGIRNCIGAIDGSHIYINKPEENGRQYFNRKQCYSILLQTVTDSNMKFINIYCGDPGSFHDVRMLRRSELFPVAELEREHIFPNNTFLLGDKGYNGVARNGLSLLLKTMVILR